One genomic segment of bacterium includes these proteins:
- a CDS encoding monovalent cation/H+ antiporter complex subunit F, with the protein MFAQVHGIVVYIFVSLLGLAVLLSSLRFILGPTASDRVVSTDILTTITTIVLVFLSLVFDRYIYLDVALVYAVLSFIAVVTIARYLEGGV; encoded by the coding sequence ATGTTTGCTCAAGTTCATGGAATAGTCGTGTATATCTTTGTTTCCTTATTGGGGCTTGCGGTTTTGCTCTCAAGCCTCCGTTTCATTTTAGGACCCACAGCGTCGGACAGAGTTGTATCTACAGACATTTTAACTACTATTACTACCATTGTTCTCGTATTTCTTTCCCTTGTCTTTGATAGGTATATCTACTTGGATGTTGCTCTTGTTTATGCGGTTCTATCCTTTATAGCAGTAGTAACCATTGCAAGATACCTTGAGGGGGGAGTATGA
- the mnhG gene encoding monovalent cation/H(+) antiporter subunit G — MIRIIIGEAFLILGGIFVFLSSLGLIRMPDVYNRMQTSTKAVTLGAILSITGIGIIEPAWLVKCLLIVLFLLFTNPISAHSIGRASYIRGVKLWDKSVVDKFSEYIKENKNE, encoded by the coding sequence ATGATTAGGATCATCATTGGAGAAGCCTTTCTTATCCTTGGCGGGATTTTCGTTTTTCTCTCTTCTTTAGGACTAATTAGGATGCCCGATGTTTACAACAGGATGCAGACTTCAACAAAGGCGGTGACCCTCGGAGCAATCCTCAGCATAACGGGAATTGGAATTATAGAGCCTGCATGGTTAGTTAAGTGTTTGCTGATTGTACTCTTCTTGCTGTTTACTAACCCCATTTCTGCTCATTCCATAGGTAGAGCGTCATATATAAGGGGCGTAAAACTCTGGGATAAAAGCGTGGTTGACAAATTTTCGGAGTATATAAAGGAGAACAAAAATGAGTGA
- a CDS encoding DUF4040 domain-containing protein, with protein MSEAVVIFSVVLALLVVVSTFILWLTKDLLIGVLSSAVISLVASIFFLILQAPDVAITEASVGAALTTGFFIFALKHVGRREDD; from the coding sequence ATGAGTGAAGCAGTTGTTATTTTTAGTGTGGTTCTTGCACTTCTTGTCGTGGTATCAACATTTATTTTGTGGCTTACAAAGGATCTCCTTATCGGCGTGCTCTCTTCGGCCGTAATTAGTCTTGTGGCCTCTATATTCTTTCTTATCCTTCAAGCTCCCGATGTCGCTATTACTGAAGCTTCTGTGGGTGCTGCTTTAACGACGGGATTTTTTATTTTTGCGTTGAAACACGTGGGGAGGAGAGAGGATGATTAG
- a CDS encoding MnhB domain-containing protein — translation MIRKIIYFLILIAFGFFVYSVFSAYFPFGENVLTGVARYYAEKGVKDLGGINIVTSIVTIYRGFDTLGEVTVLFLSVTALAFTLIGLKVEKVKPPKPTLIMETGGRYLAPLIILFGAYVFLHGHLTPGGGFPGGVIIATAFLLLFVTQEHFSPKKFHITITEVLAGAFYVLVGLLGLYYVKSFLGNFLKTGKPGYLVSAGIIPIIYILIGFKVGSETTSALKNLKEGSDEH, via the coding sequence ATGATTAGAAAAATTATCTATTTTTTGATTTTAATTGCCTTTGGCTTTTTTGTTTATTCAGTCTTTTCTGCCTACTTTCCCTTTGGTGAAAACGTTCTGACTGGTGTTGCCAGATACTACGCCGAAAAAGGGGTAAAAGACCTGGGGGGAATTAACATTGTAACCTCTATCGTAACTATTTACAGGGGGTTTGATACCCTTGGCGAGGTTACAGTCCTCTTTCTATCCGTTACTGCTCTTGCTTTCACGTTGATTGGCTTGAAGGTGGAGAAGGTGAAACCCCCTAAGCCCACTCTGATCATGGAAACAGGAGGAAGGTACCTTGCGCCGCTTATAATCCTCTTTGGGGCTTATGTTTTCCTCCATGGGCACTTAACACCAGGAGGTGGATTTCCAGGTGGTGTTATTATAGCTACTGCCTTCCTTTTGCTTTTTGTCACCCAAGAACACTTCAGTCCCAAAAAGTTCCATATTACCATTACCGAGGTTCTTGCGGGTGCCTTCTACGTGTTGGTCGGCCTTCTTGGGCTTTACTACGTCAAATCTTTCCTCGGGAATTTTCTTAAAACGGGAAAGCCTGGTTACCTTGTGAGTGCAGGGATTATCCCCATTATCTACATCCTTATCGGGTTCAAAGTTGGAAGTGAAACGACATCTGCATTGAAAAATTTAAAGGAGGGTAGCGATGAACATTGA